The following is a genomic window from Podarcis raffonei isolate rPodRaf1 chromosome 5, rPodRaf1.pri, whole genome shotgun sequence.
TGAATATGGGTGAAAAGAAACCAGAACCTTTGGATTTTGTAAAAGATTTTCAGGAATATCTGACTCAGCAGACTCACCATGTGAACATGATTTCAGGCTCTGTTAGTGGGGACAAAGAAGCAGAGACTCTTCAGGGAGGTAGGTTCACCATGGTACAATTCAGCTTTCACTTTATTTAAACAAAAGGCTGGTTATTGTAGAGGGGAGCTTCCTTCCACCTGTCTCCCAATAGCCTGTTAATAGTATTCAAACTAAGTACAAGATAAAGGAAGAAACTTATTGGGGTTTCCCTTCTCTTTTTACAGCGGGGACAGAAGGTGATCAAAATGGACTAGATCATCCTTCAGTCGAAGTCTCACTGGATGAAAACTCTGGAGTGTTAGTAGATGGGTTTGAAAGAACTTTTGATGGAAAATTGAAATGTCGGTATTGTAACTATGCCAGCAAAGGAACAGCACGTCTCATAGAACATATCAGAATTCACACAGGTATGACCGAGTCTGCAGATTTTGTATCTCTCTGCTGGTGGTATATATACCTATGCAAGCTTTCTTACTGTGTTAAACATGTGTTTTCCAGTCAGGAGATTTGTATCTATCCGTTAATGATCTTTCCATTTCTATTTTTCCAGTAAGCAAACTTGATTCTTAAAATTCAGTTTTCAGCTAAATGTAAGAAAACCAGACTATATGAAATAACCTGTGTGACTGTCTAGGGAAATGGTTTTTTCAGCTCTAGATACTGCTTACACTTGCGATGTTGCTGATTCTTTTACTTGTTCAACTTACCCTATGTATCTTCCAGCATTTACTGGTCCTAAGACATGAACCATAAAactcatctttttcatttcactgTTGTTTGTCACAGCTAATTCTGCCCTGgtttcctcgctggcccaaataggactaatttagccagctagccctagtgatcatctaatgtttattggatggatttcccccgtaaattgatttttgaattctgactttattgttattcacgttttatactgtattttatgctgttttttgttgcatcaattaagtgttttaaatttgttgttagctgccctgagcccggttttctgaactgggaagggcggggtataaataaacatttattttttaaattattattaaggattttaAATGGTTGCTTTAGATATTGTAGTGCTCTGTTTCCTCAAGTGACTCAACTaggtttttctctcccttttgttTCTTGCAAAACACATGGTATCAAAGCAACAATAAAATCTTGTATTCTTTCAGGTGAGAAACCACACAGATGCCACTTATGCCCCTTTGCATCAGCATACGAACGTCACTTGGAAGCTCATATGCGATCGCATACAGGTGAAAAACCTTACAAATGTGAATTGTGCTCATTCCGCTGTAGTGACAGAAGCAACCTGTCTCACCACCGCAGGCGCAAACATAAAATGGTGCCTATAAAAGGTACTAGGCCTTCTCTTAGTAGCAAGAAGATGTGGGGTGTCTTGCAGAAGAAGACCAGTAACTTGGGGTATGGTCGAAGGGCGCTAATAAACTTGAGTCCACCTTCCATGGTGGTTCAGAAGCCGGACTACCTTAACGACTTTACTCATGAAATCCCAAACATTCAGACTGAAGCATATGAAAGTATGACAAAGCCAACAGAGACTGGTGGGTTACCAAGAGATCCACAAGACCTTATGGTAGATAACCCTTTAAACCAGCTATCTACTTTAGCAGGACAGTTGTCTAGCCTGCCCCCTGAAAACCAAAACCCACCCTCTCCTGATGTTGTACCGTGTCAAGATGAAAAGCCTTTTATGATGCAGCAGCCTGCCGCGCCAGCAGCCGTTCCAGCAGTGTCAACCAGTATTCCTCAGAGTTCATCCCCTACAAGTCCTGATCCTCGCCCTGCACATTCTCAAAGAAACTACAGTCCAGTCGCAGGTCCCAGCAGCGACCACAGTGCTCATGCCAGCACCCCGAGCATAAGTAATAGTCAGCCAAGTACTCCAGCACCAACTCTTCCAGTTCAGGATCCTCAGCTTCTGCATCACTGCCAGCACTGTGATATGTATTTTGCTGACAATATTCTTTATACGATCCACATGGGATGTCATGGCTTTGAGAACCCTTTCCAGTGCAACATATGTGGTTGCAAATGTAAAAACAAGTATGACTTTGCTTGCCATTTTGCCAGAGGCCAACATAACCAGCATTGATTGAATATAAGTTATACCATGCATTCATTTATCTGTGTTTGTTTAAACACATTGCTGTCTGTCTCTTCGTTGCTACCGGAAAGGTTGCGTGCCCTTTTGGAAGAATTCAGTTAAGCAGATTTAACATCAAAGGCAATTACCTTTAAACGCTTTCATGATTTGCTAGGGACGTGCTTGTTTACCATGGCGGCATTCTTTACATGGTTCCTAAAATAAGAATGAGGTTTGtagtgcaattattattattattactattaatggATAATCAGTGCAACACAATATATACTGACCTAACATAATGTGGATCTTGTTGATCAACACTTGTGTCCAAGTACTTAACAAATAATTAACATTAAGCTGAGCTACTGGAGTAGCCTTTAGTTTAATTCCGTCATACATAATGTACTCAGATATTTTCAGTGTAGAAGCTATATGCAACTGTGTATAAACTGACCATCCCGTAAACTGCTATAAAATATTGTGTAAAGAGTAAACAAAGATAAAGTTGATGTCTGCAACAAAACTTAAATCTAGGAAAAGTTTAATTGCTGTGAGGCCTTTAATAAAGCTCCTGTGGTAATAGTGAGTCATGATGTGGAAAACTAGAAGAGTAAAAATGTGAAATAGGGAACAAAGACATCCACTTTCCATTACTGCTGACCCCCTTTTAAAGGAATACAAGGAACCAGTGCCTAGTATTAAATGTCTGTAATTTTGAAAACTGTGTGCAGAAAGAAAACATTGGAAGGAAATAGGTAATGTGTTAAAATACTGTACCATAATCTTCATACTTAGCTTACATTGCATTGCAAAGAACTTCATTACCATTTAAATGTTTAAGTGTAAGTTGTTTTGTCTTTACCTTCTGGTAGTAATATTTTTACCTGAAAATGAAGTGGCAAGGAGGTTATGAGATTATGATAATCCATTCAGATTTCACATGGGTCATTTTATCTGTGAATGATGAATGTACTTCTTGAAAAGAGCGTCCTTGTCCAGGTAAACAGCAGTCGAAAGAAAACATTCCatactaggttttttttttttatagttcTGGACTTGACAAAGCAAAAAGTTTATACGAGGAATCACTGACTAATTACAGTGGATAAAAACTCTAAGACACAGCAGTCAACTGTTTCTGCCTTGATCTAGATAAGTGAATAGGCACTTTAAACAAACTATGCTAGCAAAAACTATGGTGCTAGCTTACAGCACATGAATCCTTAATATACAGGGGAAAACACTTTGACATGCACTTTTATTGTATATCttcgttattttattttaagggaaaGAGAGGACTTTATACTGCTGTCGCTTGCATAAGAAGTAAATATGCACATGCACATACAAACTTACGACAGTGTGCTTTTATTGGTTTCGCATCCCAAAGTACGTGCCTTTGTGTGAATAATGGTCAAGTATACTCCATCTTCAGCTCCTCTTTTGGTAGAGGAGCATTCTTCTGATAGCCAAAATAGGAGCACAGATTAGAAAAGTCCTTTTGAGTCAGTGAAGTCATCACTGGTCAGTGCAAAAGAAAAACCTTATCAGTAGGATCCTATCTCGTAAGATGTAAGAAATCTTATGCCAAAGTCTACTTGAGCAATTGGGTCGTCGTCGTCCCCATCCTGTAGCCACATGGCACCACAAAGGTCCTAAACTATAATAAGGTGGAGGATGCACAGTATTTACTGAGGTAAACAGCACATAGTTTGAGCAGGAGAGGCTGCTGGCATTGTACTTAAAGCAGACTAAAAAACTTAGCTTCCCTTGTTGGAATTTTTTGTCTCTTTAAGTTTAGAATCATTTTTCAGAGGAAAAGCCCTCTCAAGCAGCTATATTTAAGACCTTTCAGTTCCTGACATTCTCTTAGGTATCTTTCTCAAAGTTAATGTTCAGTGTCTTAATACATTTCTGTAACCGTACTCAATGTTTGCATTCCAACATATAGAAGTATTTCGCCAGAATATTCTTGGAATTGCCTTCTGCCTCTCTAAAATGGCATAGCACCAAATTAGTCTTGCAACTCTAGTGCCATATATGTTGCACTCAGGAAGTCAGTGACAAACTTATCATTAGTCTTGTTTGATTGGGATTGCATGCTATGACAGCAGAGAACCTAAAATATACTATGTATGTTTTAATTACAGTGCTGGGTATGTTGAATGGACTAACACAGCTAAATAAAGGCTGCTTGTAAAAATCCTCACGTATATCCTAGCTGGGTCATCTTTATGAAATGTCTATAAATGATCTGATTGAATGAGCTGTTGTAGAGCAATGGACAACAGCTGGTGGCAACTCCACTCCCAGCCTGTTCATGTCTTCCCTGGCCAAAACCAGATCAGCTGGTCTTAGCTGACCATGAAAGGCAGACATGCTGAGAAGGATGACAAAGAGGCCGACTGACAGCATAGGTATGGGGAAAAGATAGGGCAAGAAGTGGCCATCAAATAAGGTCAAGTTGAATAAGTGAGGGAAGGAGAAGCTTTATTGGGGACATCTCTACTTTTTTCAGTACAGTGTGTTGGCAAACTCTGAATATTACTGTGTACTAGAAATACAAAATAGAATTGAGCAATAAAGGGCTATGGTCAGGGTCATGGCTTCAATTTTTGTAGAGTTCCTGTACTCCTTAAAGTCAGGCAGATAGTCAAAAGGTGAGGCTTGGAAACATGTAGATAACCTGAGCAattgcttcaggtcatggcagcTTTTGAAAACACGAGGCCACTGTTGCGGTGGGCAGTGGAAATGGAAACCCTGTGCACTACTGTTTTTTAGAGACCTTTCAGCCAAAGAGCTAGTAGTGACACCTGAGCTGCAGCAGGCAACAGACTTAAACCAACAAGAAATGAGCTGGGACTAAAAGCAGATGCTCACAGCTGATGTCACTTACCATTGGGATCTACAATGCCAAAATGCTCAAGAATGTTAGTACAAGGTATACTAAGTACAATAGAGCCTTTACTGCTTCCACTAAGTAAGGCATAAGGATGGGATGTTGCAGACTCTGGCTTTACCACTGATACAGAGCAGCTCGTTTCAGTAACAAAACATCCAGGATTGGTGTTTTGAAAAAGCGTATTAGCCTCGTTCTATGCTACAGCATCAAAATTAATTTCTAAACAACATTTTCCACTGTCTCTTTCCCCATATTCAGGCCCCAAATAAGAAAAATTTCAATAGGAACTAttaattaaagcaaaacaaagccttAATGTTATAAGGAGCCGCAAACCCgggagtgagtgttccggtttgcaaacgttctttggaacccaaacctctgatgcggcttccaattggctacagcAGCTTCCTACAGCCAGTTGGAAGTTGCGCCTttgtttccgaatgttttggaagtcaaacagacttggaacggattacattcgacttctaaggtaccactgtacctttgatGGAAACAATTCACAAAATGTGGAATATATAGCCGGAAGTACTATATGCATAccctttataaataaaaataaaacagcagtcTGGGAAGCACTAGATGGAACAAATATGGAAAGGCACAATCCTTTTGATTCTGATGGTCTTTAATGTACAGTATTTTATAACAGTGCTAAAGCTACACACAGAACTCAGCcaaattggtaaagaaaaagtgatttactgtatttttcgctccatagggcgcaccggaccatagggcacaccgttcttgggggggggggggaatcaagaaaaaaaatcttacttcccccccagccccaaagagcagcgtacagggtgcgcgcaacctctccctgctggaggggttGCTCGCAGCTATGTCACAAGTcaaggcagccagcgggatggatcctgctggctgctttggcttcctctttagccccacgcaacctctccctcccgggagaagctgcgcggggctaaagaagccatagccccgtgccgtctctccctgctggaggggctgcgtgcagctatccctgaagcctggagagtgagaggggtcgttgcgcaccgacgcctctcgctctccaggcttcagcgaaagcaacgcaaagcctttggagcacagagtgctccctctgcgctttggaggcttagcgtgctatcgctgaagccaaggagcctgcattcgctccataggacgcacacacatttcccctcaatttttggagggggaaaagtgcgcccaatagagcgaaaaaaacGGTATATGCGTTGTATACGCGATATAACACTGTGCCaacagatggcactgtagagtcctgtttttctctacagtacttgttttccctgtttaaatttacaacgctttTAACTGGAATGCTTCtttaatgtgtctagatccagccattgTTTGCCCACTATGCCCCTtgtcctccagttgctggactacaactaccatcgtCCATTAGACCTTCAGCCATGCTAGTAGGGGCTGGTGGGACTTTgaagtttaacaacatctgggtcatatgtataataataataataataataataataataataataataataatattttatttatatcccgccctccccagccgaagccgggctcagggcggctaacaacaataaaacagtacaaaagtacaacacaaacaacactctaaagtcattcattataaaattaattaaattcaagccactggccaccattgggccagagctccgcgaagattgccgagggagggagacaggcgtgccctggccaaaggcctggcggaacagctctgtcttgcaggccctgcggaaagatgtcaagtcccacagggccctagtctcttgtgacagagtgttccaccaggtcggagccacagccgaaaaagccctggctctagttgaggccagcctaacttctctgtggcctgggaccttcaagatgtttttatttgaagaccgtttCTCtgtgggcataccaggagaggcggtcccgtaggtacgagggtcctaggccgtatagggctttaaaggttaaaaccagcaccttaaacctgatcctgtactccaccgggagccagtgcagttgatatagcaccggatgaatgtgatctcgcagcaaagaccccgtaaggagtctcgctgcagcattctgcacccgctggagtttctgggtcaatgATCCTTGCTGCAGACATATTTCAAATTATAGCAAAGAGTAAAATATTTCAGAGGGTAAATCTCACTATCTTTCTTCTCCCTATGGATCCTGAAGCTTCTTGGTACAACTGGTATTTTTGGCAGTCAGTCCGAACAGAGAGAGTGAGGGAATTGGCCCAGTTTTTTCCCACTGAGACATCAGATGCCAAATCTTAGCAATATCTAGTATTCTTGCCGAACCCACATGCCACAGCGTTATATGCCCCTTCACTGAATATATAAAAATGCTACTACTTCTCACTTAAATATTTCTTAACAATGCCATCTGCCTGTTGGCTGAATAAAGAGGTTACATTTATATTCAACTGgttatttttctcattttctctgtGCCTCAAATCTTCCAAAAATTCCACTTTCAGCATATTTAGTTCATCTGCCAAGCTCTTCATCTCCTTTGGGGTAAGGTTATTATCTAGGGAAACAAAATATACAGCACATGGTGATTTACCTACTGTTATATTAAATTTATcttaaaccaggcagagggccttctccgtagtggcacccaccctgtggaacaccctcccatcagatgtcaattaaataaacaagtatctgacttttagaagacaactgaaggcagccctgtttagggaagtttataatgtttgatgctttattgtgtttttagtattctgttgggagctgcccagagtggctgaggagacccagccacatgggtgggatataaataataaaattattattattttaaaggggaAGGAAGATGAAAAGTTTAAGAGGTTTAAGCAAAGCCACTATTCTTTTGAAAATGAATAGAGACTTACCTCCTCAGGAGTGGGATCTCCAAAAGAGGAATCTTCAGAAATAGAGGACAACTGGCATGTATTGGGCCTTTGTGCATAAACAGTGTCTTTAAATAGTAGTCATAAACTGCTGCACATGTATGGTTTTGTTGCACTGTGCCTTTCTAATTTaagtgcatgcaaagcaagttcaGCAACCTCTTGCAAATAAGCATACCTTTAGCAGTCTTCATGGTCTGAGAGACAGCTCGCCTGACAGCCTGGTCTGCTTGATGAAGAACACTGGCTGCACAAAT
Proteins encoded in this region:
- the IKZF5 gene encoding zinc finger protein Pegasus produces the protein MNMGEKKPEPLDFVKDFQEYLTQQTHHVNMISGSVSGDKEAETLQGAGTEGDQNGLDHPSVEVSLDENSGVLVDGFERTFDGKLKCRYCNYASKGTARLIEHIRIHTGEKPHRCHLCPFASAYERHLEAHMRSHTGEKPYKCELCSFRCSDRSNLSHHRRRKHKMVPIKGTRPSLSSKKMWGVLQKKTSNLGYGRRALINLSPPSMVVQKPDYLNDFTHEIPNIQTEAYESMTKPTETGGLPRDPQDLMVDNPLNQLSTLAGQLSSLPPENQNPPSPDVVPCQDEKPFMMQQPAAPAAVPAVSTSIPQSSSPTSPDPRPAHSQRNYSPVAGPSSDHSAHASTPSISNSQPSTPAPTLPVQDPQLLHHCQHCDMYFADNILYTIHMGCHGFENPFQCNICGCKCKNKYDFACHFARGQHNQH